From Gemmatimonadota bacterium, a single genomic window includes:
- a CDS encoding sugar phosphate isomerase/epimerase has translation MNIRIGSAPDSWGVWFPDDPRQTPWQRFMDEVVEAGYEWIELGPYGYLPTDIDRLQRELAARNLKVTSAFAMGNLEDPDRWPELEQQVVGAGELLAATGAGFLVLIDGTYSDLFTGELIEPRTLDDETWRKLIDTTHRVADLARDTFGLHLVFHPHAETHVEYEEQIERFLADTDPGRVSLCFDVGHHAYRDGDPVAFLDKHRGRIPYLHLKSVDPEKQRRVEAENIPFADAVAMDMFCEPSAGVVDFPALLGLLKRIDYDGYAIVEQDMYPAPFDKPFPIAKRTLEYLREIGF, from the coding sequence ATGAACATCCGCATCGGCAGCGCGCCGGACTCGTGGGGCGTCTGGTTCCCGGACGATCCGAGGCAGACCCCCTGGCAGCGGTTCATGGACGAGGTGGTCGAAGCCGGCTACGAGTGGATCGAACTGGGACCCTATGGCTATCTGCCCACGGACATAGACAGGCTGCAAAGGGAACTGGCTGCACGGAACCTGAAGGTGACCAGCGCCTTCGCCATGGGCAACCTCGAGGACCCGGACCGATGGCCTGAACTGGAGCAACAGGTGGTGGGCGCGGGAGAACTGCTGGCCGCCACCGGCGCGGGCTTTCTTGTCCTGATCGACGGCACCTACTCCGACCTGTTCACTGGCGAATTGATCGAGCCAAGGACCCTGGACGACGAAACCTGGCGGAAACTAATCGACACGACCCACCGCGTCGCCGATCTCGCCCGCGACACTTTCGGCCTCCACCTCGTGTTCCACCCCCATGCCGAGACCCACGTCGAATACGAGGAGCAGATCGAGCGTTTCCTGGCGGACACCGACCCCGGGCGGGTGTCGCTGTGCTTCGACGTCGGGCACCACGCCTACCGCGACGGAGATCCGGTAGCCTTCCTCGATAAACACCGTGGACGGATCCCCTACCTTCATCTCAAGAGCGTGGATCCGGAGAAACAGCGGAGGGTGGAAGCTGAGAACATCCCCTTTGCCGATGCGGTGGCGATGGACATGTTCTGCGAACCCTCGGCGGGCGTAGTCGATTTTCCAGCTTTGCTTGGGCTGCTGAAGCGGATCGACTACGATGGTTACGCCATCGTGGAACAGGACATGTATCCTGCGCCTTTCGACAAGCCCTTCCCGATCGCGAAGCGGACGCTGGAGTATTTGCGGGAAATCGGGTTTTAG
- the iolD gene encoding 3D-(3,5/4)-trihydroxycyclohexane-1,2-dione acylhydrolase (decyclizing) — MAYPHDKVRLTTAQAVVRFLSVQYSERDGVERRFIPAIFGIFGHGNVAGLGQALFEYGQDLTYHQPCNEQSMVHTASGYAKVNHRMATIACTASIGPGSTNMLSGAATATINRLPVLLLPSDYYATRYQGPVLQELEHPVSAEVSVNDCFRPVSRFFDRVNRPEQLLTALPEAMRVLTDPADTGAVTISLPQDVQAHAYDYPAHFFEKRVWRVERRPPTKARIAEAIEMLKGAKRPMIIAGGGVHYSEAWDALAAFADTCGIPVGETFGGKGAMRESSDWAIGGFGVTGTPAGAKIAAEADLVIAVGTRLTDFSTGSQSAFTNPDVRFIGINVAGHDAYKQGALPVTADAREALTALAAAAKEAGIRASSSYRTAVRRHMDAYHKSLKEEVYVDHPGEAMSQARLIQTLNGEAREGDCVIAAAGSPPGDLHRLWDVTGGAACYLEFGYSCMGWELPAGLGTRMAGKHDEIYVYIGDGTYLMNPTELMTAMQEGLKVTVVISENHGYQIIRALQMARAGRSFGNEFRGRDAGSDRLEGEYLEIDFAANAESFGARAWHVKSPDELRQALREARSETRACVIVCETEKHRYLPPSDVWWDIASAEATNDPMTRKLREGYEAERRTSQRFHY; from the coding sequence ATGGCATACCCCCACGATAAGGTCCGCCTGACCACGGCGCAGGCGGTGGTCAGGTTCCTGTCCGTTCAGTACAGCGAGCGCGACGGCGTGGAGCGTCGTTTCATCCCCGCCATATTCGGCATATTCGGCCATGGGAACGTGGCCGGGCTGGGCCAGGCCCTTTTCGAGTACGGGCAGGACCTGACCTACCACCAGCCCTGCAACGAGCAGTCCATGGTGCACACGGCCTCGGGTTACGCCAAGGTGAACCACCGCATGGCCACCATCGCGTGCACGGCATCCATCGGGCCGGGTTCGACCAACATGCTGTCCGGGGCGGCCACGGCCACGATCAACCGCCTGCCCGTGCTCCTGCTGCCGTCCGACTACTACGCCACCCGGTACCAGGGCCCGGTGCTGCAGGAACTAGAGCACCCGGTGTCCGCCGAGGTCAGCGTCAACGACTGCTTCCGCCCGGTCAGCCGCTTCTTTGACCGGGTCAACCGGCCCGAACAACTGCTGACCGCCCTGCCGGAAGCCATGCGCGTGCTTACCGATCCGGCGGATACGGGCGCGGTGACGATCTCGCTGCCCCAGGACGTGCAGGCCCACGCCTACGACTACCCGGCCCACTTCTTCGAGAAACGGGTCTGGCGCGTGGAGCGCAGGCCGCCGACGAAGGCGCGCATCGCCGAGGCGATCGAGATGCTCAAAGGGGCGAAGCGGCCGATGATCATCGCGGGTGGCGGCGTACACTATTCGGAAGCCTGGGACGCCCTCGCGGCCTTCGCCGATACCTGCGGCATCCCCGTGGGAGAGACTTTCGGCGGCAAGGGCGCCATGCGTGAATCCTCGGACTGGGCGATCGGCGGGTTCGGCGTGACCGGCACGCCGGCGGGCGCCAAAATCGCTGCCGAAGCCGACCTGGTCATCGCCGTGGGGACGCGGCTGACCGATTTCTCCACGGGCTCGCAGTCGGCCTTTACGAATCCCGACGTCCGGTTCATCGGCATCAACGTGGCCGGACACGACGCCTACAAGCAGGGCGCTTTGCCGGTCACGGCCGACGCCCGGGAAGCGCTGACCGCCCTGGCCGCAGCCGCGAAGGAAGCTGGCATCCGGGCCAGTTCATCCTACCGTACAGCGGTCCGGCGCCACATGGACGCCTACCACAAGTCGCTGAAAGAAGAAGTGTACGTCGATCATCCCGGCGAGGCCATGAGCCAGGCCCGACTCATCCAGACCCTGAACGGCGAAGCCCGGGAAGGCGACTGCGTCATCGCCGCCGCCGGCAGCCCGCCAGGCGACCTGCACCGGCTCTGGGACGTGACGGGCGGCGCGGCCTGCTACCTGGAATTCGGTTATTCGTGCATGGGATGGGAACTGCCGGCCGGGCTCGGCACCCGCATGGCCGGGAAACACGACGAGATCTACGTCTACATCGGCGACGGGACCTACCTGATGAATCCCACCGAACTCATGACCGCCATGCAGGAGGGCCTCAAGGTGACCGTCGTCATCTCTGAGAACCACGGTTACCAGATTATCCGCGCCCTGCAGATGGCCCGGGCGGGCCGGTCTTTCGGCAACGAGTTCCGCGGACGGGACGCCGGTTCGGACCGTCTCGAAGGGGAGTACCTGGAGATCGATTTCGCGGCCAATGCCGAGAGTTTCGGCGCAAGGGCGTGGCACGTGAAGTCGCCGGACGAGTTGCGACAGGCGCTCAGGGAAGCCCGTTCGGAGACGCGGGCCTGCGTGATCGTGTGCGAGACCGAGAAACACCGCTACCTGCCGCCTTCGGACGTATGGTGGGACATCGCGTCCGCCGAGGCGACCAACGATCCCATGACGCGGAAGTTGCGCGAGGGCTACGAAGCCGAACGCCGCACGAGCCAGCGGTTTCATTATTGA
- a CDS encoding Gfo/Idh/MocA family oxidoreductase, which yields MAPKIGIGIIGMGWMGMVHGRAYHQVRQRFPESGLVPELVVCADDVTARCEQARNMLGFTRTTTDWREVMDDPDVYVVNITAPNHLHLDMVRAAAAAGKHIFCEKPVGRSPAETAEIARTATEAGVLTWVGYNYRWAPLVQHTRTLVADGALGDITHYRGRFLAGYASHPDGVLSWRFRREDAGSGALGDLMSHVVDMAHMLAGPIRRVVGQRALIIEDRPVAPAGEGTHFSVGTGGQRESVTNEDYAGALVEFENGARGSFEVDRVIQGTKCQMAFEIHGTKGAIRWDFERMNELQLYAVDGPHDGFVTLQSGPAYPGHVHFNPGPAVGLGYDDLKAIETFHFLQSIAAGRQGEPGFNEARAVAEVLASVERSWSSDRWETVQDIG from the coding sequence ATGGCCCCGAAAATCGGCATCGGCATCATCGGTATGGGCTGGATGGGCATGGTCCACGGCCGGGCCTACCACCAGGTCCGGCAGCGCTTTCCTGAAAGCGGGCTGGTACCGGAACTGGTCGTCTGCGCGGACGACGTGACCGCGCGGTGCGAGCAGGCCCGGAACATGCTGGGATTCACCAGGACCACGACGGACTGGCGCGAAGTCATGGACGACCCCGATGTGTACGTGGTCAACATCACCGCGCCGAATCATCTCCACCTGGACATGGTCCGTGCCGCCGCAGCGGCAGGCAAGCATATCTTCTGTGAGAAACCTGTGGGTCGCTCCCCAGCGGAAACGGCCGAAATCGCCCGGACGGCCACCGAAGCCGGCGTGCTGACCTGGGTGGGTTACAACTACCGCTGGGCGCCGCTGGTGCAGCATACGCGAACGCTTGTCGCCGATGGCGCGCTGGGCGACATCACTCACTATCGCGGCCGCTTTTTAGCGGGCTACGCGAGTCACCCCGACGGCGTGCTCTCGTGGCGCTTTCGAAGAGAGGATGCCGGAAGCGGCGCCCTGGGCGACCTCATGTCCCACGTCGTCGACATGGCCCACATGCTCGCGGGACCCATCAGGCGCGTAGTCGGGCAGCGGGCGCTGATCATCGAAGACCGGCCCGTCGCGCCGGCCGGCGAGGGCACGCACTTTTCCGTTGGGACTGGCGGGCAACGCGAATCCGTGACGAATGAAGACTACGCCGGGGCGCTGGTGGAGTTCGAGAACGGCGCCCGGGGTTCCTTCGAAGTCGACCGCGTGATCCAGGGGACGAAATGCCAGATGGCCTTCGAGATTCACGGCACCAAGGGCGCAATCCGGTGGGACTTCGAACGCATGAACGAATTGCAGTTGTACGCGGTCGACGGACCGCACGACGGGTTCGTCACCCTGCAGAGCGGTCCGGCCTATCCGGGGCACGTCCACTTCAACCCCGGGCCGGCCGTGGGACTCGGATACGACGATCTCAAGGCGATCGAGACCTTTCACTTCCTGCAGTCCATCGCGGCGGGCAGGCAGGGCGAACCCGGCTTCAATGAAGCGCGGGCCGTGGCTGAGGTGCTGGCCTCGGTGGAGCGCTCCTGGTCGTCCGACCGATGGGAAACGGTGCAGGATATCGGCTGA
- a CDS encoding Nramp family divalent metal transporter, translating into MKLNFLQMIALMGPGIAVAATGVGAGDMISATNAGAKFGTVLLWAIVWGAVLKFALNEGVGRWQLATGTTLLEGWVERLGRPVQYFFLLYLLIWSFLVGGGLLSASGIAGHTVFPGLSVAQWGIIHALAACVMVWAGRFGFFLTVMKVLIGLMFVSFLISAWALRPDLGDILRGIALPSAPSGSVVAVLSVLGGVGGSLSVMCYGYWIREAGRNGSEWLKGIRIDLGGAYLLTGFFGIAVMILGAQIRPEAVGIDIVLGMADRLEAALGPFGRWSLYLGFWAAVITSVLGVWQGIPYLFADFMALFKKASSEAREAMVRTDSRYYRGFLLFLTFPTMALLLFDRPVSVVIVYTVVGAFFMPFLAGTLLYMNSRREWVGNLKTGWLLNVLLALALVLFLYLGVTQLIDALG; encoded by the coding sequence CCGGAGACATGATTTCGGCTACCAACGCCGGCGCGAAGTTCGGCACGGTGCTGCTGTGGGCCATCGTCTGGGGCGCTGTGCTCAAGTTCGCCCTGAACGAAGGGGTCGGACGCTGGCAGCTTGCGACGGGCACCACGCTCCTGGAAGGCTGGGTGGAGCGCCTCGGCAGGCCCGTTCAGTACTTCTTCCTGCTCTACCTGCTCATCTGGTCCTTCCTGGTCGGCGGCGGGCTGCTGTCGGCCTCCGGCATTGCCGGCCATACGGTTTTCCCGGGGCTCTCGGTTGCGCAGTGGGGGATCATCCACGCCCTGGCCGCGTGCGTCATGGTCTGGGCGGGCCGATTCGGGTTCTTCCTGACCGTCATGAAGGTGCTCATCGGCCTGATGTTCGTAAGTTTCCTGATCAGCGCCTGGGCCCTCCGTCCCGACCTCGGCGACATCCTGCGCGGCATCGCCCTGCCGAGCGCGCCGTCGGGTTCGGTGGTCGCCGTACTGAGCGTCCTGGGCGGCGTGGGCGGCAGCCTGTCGGTCATGTGCTACGGGTACTGGATCAGGGAGGCCGGCCGAAACGGAAGCGAGTGGCTCAAGGGCATACGCATCGACCTCGGCGGCGCCTATCTCCTGACGGGATTCTTCGGTATAGCCGTCATGATCCTCGGCGCGCAGATCCGTCCCGAAGCGGTGGGCATCGATATCGTCCTGGGCATGGCCGACCGGCTGGAAGCGGCGCTGGGACCCTTCGGCCGGTGGTCTCTCTACCTGGGATTCTGGGCCGCGGTCATCACATCCGTACTGGGGGTCTGGCAGGGCATCCCCTACCTGTTCGCCGACTTCATGGCACTGTTCAAAAAGGCGTCCAGCGAGGCCCGCGAAGCCATGGTCCGAACCGATTCACGGTACTACCGCGGATTCCTGTTGTTCCTGACCTTTCCGACCATGGCCCTGCTGCTGTTCGACCGGCCGGTATCCGTCGTCATCGTCTATACGGTGGTCGGCGCTTTCTTCATGCCGTTCCTGGCCGGCACCCTGCTGTATATGAACTCGCGCAGGGAGTGGGTCGGAAACCTGAAGACGGGCTGGTTGCTGAACGTGCTCCTCGCCCTAGCACTGGTCCTCTTTCTGTATCTCGGCGTCACTCAATTGATCGACGCCCTGGGCTGA